ACAATCTCTACTGGAGTATTTTCTTTGCTGGTTCAGAAACCGCAAACTGGGGAACATTCCCTGCAACAGGTTACGGTGAAGGAAGCAGTGCAGAAGGTATAATAGTCTGTGCCGACTGTGACAGTGACTGGTCTGTATTCGGTCATAACCATGGAGGTTCCGGCGGTGATTTGACAATAATTACACCGACTGAATCATGTACTAAAGCCGATGCATATACCTTGAAAAGCGGAAATTATGTAGCTTCATAATTTTCCGGATTTAACTTTTTTCAATCTGTTTTTCATTTCAAGAATTCTATTTCTTGAATTATTTTTTTCATTTTGTTTTTCTGAGTAATTGTTTTCACATTCAACAATGTATGATGCTTCTTTTGATGTTGTTGACGGTATATTCATTTTTGCAAGGTTTCTCTCAACGCGCCTTTTGAGTTTTTCATCATCCATCTCGCATCCTAAAAATATAGGTGTTTTTACTGCAGATGATATTTTGGTGCTGTGGCGCGCTTCATGGCGCTCTTCAGTTCTTCTATCCAGAATAACATCACTGTTGTCATTTAAATCAGGGTCTCTAAACGGAATTCCAACATCAGAAAGTGCAATTCTTATCTCATCATTTTTTGGTAGTGATGTGTCGAGCATTAACGGGTTTGGACTAGCCAGAGTTCCACCCTGTTTTCTTCCGAATATCGGACCTCTTCCAATGTAGAAATCAGCTTCGATAAATGCGTCTCTGACGGGTGCTGCTGATGTGTATGTTGCAACAATACCGTCATCCTTTATTATTCTTCTAAATTGGGTGAAAAACTCAAGTGAAAACAGCTCAGGTGCCATGTTCTGACTGAAAGGATCTAGAAATATTGCATCATATGTGTTGTCCTTGAGACTTTGAACAGTCTGTCTGGCATCCTCGATGAATACATTGATGTTAATGTTTTCGGGAATTTGGGTAGTCTCGCCGCTTAATGTTGCATAATTCTGGCGAATAAGTTCCTCTTCAATGGCTTTTTTGGTAATGTCATGTGCTTTGATTGGGGATGGAACCAGAAGTCCGCATGCCAGTGTTGCTTTGGAAATCTCGACCATATCAATTGTGAGTGTTGAATCTGAGGAGTTTTTGATAAAATCATCAATTGCCGCTGATGAATTGTATCCCAATCCCGCACAGATGTCGAGAATAGCAATATCTTCATCGTAGTTGAACTTCATAGGTTTGATAAATTTCTCAAATGCCTCACTTATTGCACCTGTAGATGTATGAAGTGTTTCAATTTTATGATTTATTTCTTTTGAACTAATAGAATAAGATCCATCATCTGTTAAAACAAA
The uncultured Methanobrevibacter sp. DNA segment above includes these coding regions:
- a CDS encoding MnmC family methyltransferase, which translates into the protein MSYENNARVINDDIFDLVNECFSQEKSSRNIEGRVNFFDTYNDYFVLTDDGSYSISSKEINHKIETLHTSTGAISEAFEKFIKPMKFNYDEDIAILDICAGLGYNSSAAIDDFIKNSSDSTLTIDMVEISKATLACGLLVPSPIKAHDITKKAIEEELIRQNYATLSGETTQIPENININVFIEDARQTVQSLKDNTYDAIFLDPFSQNMAPELFSLEFFTQFRRIIKDDGIVATYTSAAPVRDAFIEADFYIGRGPIFGRKQGGTLASPNPLMLDTSLPKNDEIRIALSDVGIPFRDPDLNDNSDVILDRRTEERHEARHSTKISSAVKTPIFLGCEMDDEKLKRRVERNLAKMNIPSTTSKEASYIVECENNYSEKQNEKNNSRNRILEMKNRLKKVKSGKL